A genomic segment from Neobacillus sp. YX16 encodes:
- the treC gene encoding alpha,alpha-phosphotrehalase gives MSTSWWKKAVVYQIYPKSFNDTSGNGTGDIQGIIEKLDYLKELGVDVLWLTPIYKSPQRDNGYDISDYYNIQEEYGTMADFDKLLAEAHKRGIKIIMDIVINHTSTEHEWFKQAKSSKDNPYRDFYIWKDGKDSLPPTNWESKFGGSAWQWDETTGQYYLHLFDVTQADLNWENPKVREALYEMMHFWLKKGVDGFRLDVINLISKDQQFSQDDSDGRKFYTDGPRIHEFLHEMNENVFSKYDIMTVGEMSSTSIDNCIRYTKPSEEELNMTFSFHHLKVDYPNGDKWTKAEFDFQALKNILSEWQVEMNEGGGWNALFWCNHDQPRAVSRFGDDQQYHKESAKMLATTLHMMQGTPYIYQGEEFGMTNPKFDQIEKYRDVESRNIFEIKKNEGMSENEIIEILKQKSRDNSRTPVQWNKSEHAGFTTGTPWIHTAANYKEINAETAIKDSNSIFYHYQELIRLRKEYDVITDGDYELISEDDKSIFAFVRKTEKEMLLVINNFYGKETAYALPVKLDIDALSKTVLLSNYEDSAPLEKDIQLRPYESIVYHLKK, from the coding sequence ATGTTCTTTGGCTTACTCCGATTTATAAATCCCCGCAGCGTGATAATGGTTATGATATAAGCGACTATTACAACATTCAAGAAGAATATGGCACGATGGCTGACTTTGACAAGCTTCTTGCAGAAGCACATAAGCGCGGAATCAAAATCATTATGGATATTGTCATCAATCATACATCCACTGAACATGAGTGGTTCAAGCAAGCAAAATCCTCAAAAGACAATCCATACCGCGATTTTTATATTTGGAAGGATGGTAAAGACAGCCTCCCTCCTACCAACTGGGAATCAAAATTTGGCGGCTCAGCCTGGCAATGGGATGAAACTACTGGCCAGTACTACCTCCATTTATTCGATGTTACCCAGGCTGATTTAAACTGGGAAAACCCAAAGGTTCGTGAAGCATTATATGAAATGATGCATTTTTGGCTTAAAAAAGGTGTTGATGGCTTCAGGTTGGATGTTATCAATTTAATCTCTAAGGACCAACAGTTCTCTCAGGATGATAGTGATGGACGAAAATTTTATACCGACGGACCAAGAATTCATGAGTTCCTCCATGAGATGAATGAAAATGTATTTTCAAAATATGACATTATGACAGTTGGCGAAATGTCATCTACATCCATCGATAATTGCATTCGGTACACAAAACCAAGTGAAGAAGAGCTTAATATGACGTTCAGCTTTCATCATTTAAAAGTGGATTATCCTAATGGGGACAAATGGACAAAAGCGGAATTTGACTTTCAAGCTTTGAAAAATATTCTGTCAGAATGGCAGGTTGAAATGAATGAAGGCGGCGGCTGGAATGCCCTCTTCTGGTGCAACCATGATCAGCCACGTGCGGTCTCAAGGTTTGGGGATGATCAACAGTACCACAAAGAATCAGCAAAAATGCTTGCGACGACTCTCCATATGATGCAAGGAACTCCTTATATCTACCAAGGGGAAGAATTCGGGATGACGAATCCGAAGTTCGACCAGATTGAAAAATACCGAGATGTGGAGTCACGTAATATCTTTGAAATTAAGAAAAATGAGGGGATGTCGGAAAACGAAATTATCGAGATTTTAAAGCAAAAATCACGGGATAATTCTCGTACTCCAGTCCAATGGAATAAGAGTGAACATGCTGGTTTTACTACCGGCACTCCGTGGATTCATACTGCGGCAAATTATAAGGAAATTAATGCTGAAACCGCAATTAAGGATTCAAATTCTATTTTTTATCACTATCAAGAACTCATTCGCTTACGAAAAGAGTATGATGTCATCACGGACGGTGATTATGAATTGATTTCTGAAGACGATAAATCTATTTTTGCTTTTGTTCGAAAAACGGAAAAAGAGATGCTCTTAGTTATAAATAATTTTTATGGAAAAGAAACAGCTTATGCGCTCCCAGTGAAGTTAGACATTGATGCTTTGTCAAAAACTGTGTTACTCTCAAATTATGAGGACTCTGCTCCACTAGAAAAAGATATACAATTACGACCATATGAGTCCATTGTTTATCACTTGAAAAAATAA
- the treR gene encoding trehalose operon repressor — protein MTNKYQIIFNTIVDQIKGGEIPPNSLLPSENELKEQYDTSRETIRKALNLLAQNGYIQKVRGKGSIVIDINKFDFPVSGLVSFKELADKMEKKPRTIVNELSLIIKPDAYLKQQLQLSGKDQVWKVVRTREIGGKKIILDKDYLAAKFVPSITEEICADSIYAYLENELNLKISFAKKEIVVEEPTAEDRTFLDLDGFHNIVVIKNYVYLEDASLFQYTESRHRPDKFRFVDFARRTN, from the coding sequence ATGACAAATAAGTACCAAATCATCTTTAATACGATAGTGGATCAAATTAAAGGCGGGGAAATCCCGCCGAACTCCCTTCTCCCCTCTGAAAATGAACTGAAGGAACAGTACGATACATCTAGAGAAACGATTAGGAAAGCGTTAAATCTCCTTGCTCAAAATGGTTATATCCAAAAAGTCAGGGGAAAAGGTTCGATTGTCATTGATATTAATAAGTTTGATTTTCCGGTTTCAGGCCTGGTGAGCTTTAAGGAACTCGCAGACAAAATGGAAAAAAAGCCACGAACGATTGTCAATGAATTATCATTAATTATCAAGCCTGACGCCTATCTGAAGCAGCAGCTTCAGCTTTCCGGTAAAGATCAAGTATGGAAGGTTGTTCGTACGCGGGAAATTGGCGGCAAGAAAATCATTCTTGATAAAGATTATCTAGCGGCTAAATTTGTTCCATCTATTACAGAGGAAATTTGTGCGGATTCTATTTATGCCTACTTGGAGAATGAACTAAATTTGAAAATTAGTTTTGCAAAAAAGGAAATTGTCGTAGAAGAACCAACTGCGGAAGATCGTACGTTTTTAGACCTCGATGGTTTTCATAATATTGTCGTCATCAAAAACTATGTTTACTTAGAGGATGCCAGCCTTTTTCAATATACGGAATCCCGGCATCGCCCAGATAAATTCAGATTTGTTGACTTTGCCCGCAGAACAAACTAA
- a CDS encoding class I SAM-dependent methyltransferase gives MSSKFAKWYDFFMRPLEQRKFKRIRNELLKGASGKVLELGSGTGINFPLYHNVDKVIAIEPSQPMIDRSLTKQKAAVVPIEIVKASAESLPFEDRTFDTVVATLVFCTIPNVEKAINELKRVCKPDGKVLLFEHVKMENAALSKMQESLTPFWKKVCDGCCLDRETLGEFTNQGLKIERVEHFYKDLFAVAVLRNNQ, from the coding sequence TTGAGTAGTAAATTTGCAAAATGGTATGATTTTTTTATGAGACCCTTGGAACAAAGAAAGTTTAAGAGGATTCGGAATGAGTTGCTAAAAGGTGCGAGTGGGAAGGTGCTTGAACTTGGTTCAGGGACTGGAATTAATTTTCCACTGTATCACAATGTTGATAAAGTTATCGCCATCGAACCAAGTCAGCCTATGATTGACCGATCCTTAACAAAACAGAAAGCAGCTGTAGTTCCGATAGAAATCGTTAAAGCAAGCGCAGAGAGCCTGCCCTTTGAGGATCGTACATTTGATACTGTAGTGGCAACATTGGTATTTTGTACAATCCCAAATGTTGAAAAGGCTATTAATGAGTTAAAAAGAGTTTGTAAACCAGATGGGAAAGTCCTTCTGTTTGAACACGTAAAAATGGAAAATGCCGCGCTAAGTAAAATGCAGGAAAGTTTAACGCCTTTTTGGAAAAAAGTTTGTGATGGCTGTTGCTTGGATAGAGAGACATTAGGGGAATTTACAAATCAGGGTTTGAAGATAGAGAGAGTAGAACATTTTTATAAAGATCTCTTTGCTGTGGCAGTGTTAAGAAATAATCAATAA
- a CDS encoding aspartyl-phosphate phosphatase Spo0E family protein — MTPIQLCPLQLKNQIEILREEMVMIGLNEGLCSEKTIKVSQKLDHFIAIYISIDHHLNDINGI, encoded by the coding sequence ATGACACCCATACAACTATGCCCATTACAATTAAAAAATCAAATTGAGATACTTAGAGAAGAAATGGTCATGATTGGTTTAAATGAAGGATTATGCAGTGAAAAAACGATTAAGGTCAGTCAAAAGCTTGATCATTTTATAGCTATTTACATCTCAATTGATCATCATTTAAATGATATAAACGGCATTTAA
- a CDS encoding saccharopine dehydrogenase NADP-binding domain-containing protein, translating to MKDLQTVISIFGSAGGVAKSVLSILNQSVRNDKDPIHQIIINSTIHLIDYKQKEALYYQNLFPNLTQKVVYHQFDLKDKEQLMNHLTKTNTSIVIDVSWADTVDMLQCCDALGIKYVNSALENTFIDDNEVQFKGFPLIERIRYFEKHKDSFKNTNAIVCSGMNPGVVQWMAFELMNQNSNEKPLGCYIVEHDTSFFKDKSQAKKDVIYTTWSPECFLDEAILCYPMFMKNRTPLFLYDDVYNIEFQVTLGKKQFFGCLMPHEEVYTLGKLYDMESAFLYKVNDHTTKIIRSHLDDTDVLWDFEMKVLDPFEAPLAGKDLVGLLMVYQDKERYIYNVLENERIFAQYKTNATYFQVACGIYAALSVLLLDQIPKGVYYVDELLLKTNNHYGQYLTCYMKDFVVGENNKTDGLLLNRMREFSD from the coding sequence ATGAAAGATCTCCAAACCGTTATATCCATCTTCGGAAGTGCTGGAGGGGTTGCAAAATCTGTTCTTTCCATTTTAAATCAATCTGTACGGAATGATAAAGATCCGATTCATCAAATCATTATTAATAGTACCATTCACTTAATAGATTATAAACAAAAGGAAGCTCTGTACTATCAAAATTTATTTCCGAATTTAACACAAAAGGTGGTCTACCACCAATTTGACCTAAAGGATAAGGAACAGTTGATGAACCATTTAACAAAAACTAATACAAGTATTGTTATTGATGTTTCATGGGCTGATACTGTTGATATGCTTCAATGCTGTGATGCGCTTGGTATCAAATATGTTAATTCTGCTCTGGAAAATACGTTTATCGATGATAATGAAGTACAGTTTAAAGGTTTTCCATTGATTGAAAGAATTCGCTACTTCGAAAAACACAAGGATTCCTTTAAAAATACAAATGCGATTGTATGCTCGGGAATGAATCCGGGCGTGGTGCAATGGATGGCGTTTGAACTTATGAATCAAAATTCGAACGAAAAACCACTTGGCTGCTACATCGTCGAACATGATACCTCTTTTTTCAAGGATAAGTCACAGGCCAAAAAAGACGTAATTTATACTACTTGGTCTCCGGAATGCTTCCTAGATGAAGCCATTTTATGTTACCCCATGTTCATGAAGAATCGTACTCCGCTTTTTCTATATGATGATGTCTACAATATCGAATTCCAAGTAACTTTAGGGAAAAAGCAATTTTTCGGTTGTTTAATGCCGCATGAAGAAGTCTACACGCTTGGTAAATTATATGATATGGAAAGCGCTTTTTTGTACAAGGTGAATGACCATACCACAAAAATTATACGCAGCCATTTGGATGACACAGATGTTTTGTGGGACTTTGAAATGAAAGTTCTTGACCCCTTTGAGGCTCCGCTTGCTGGTAAGGACCTCGTTGGTTTATTGATGGTTTATCAGGACAAAGAGCGTTATATTTATAATGTTTTGGAAAATGAAAGAATCTTTGCTCAATATAAAACAAACGCCACCTACTTCCAGGTTGCTTGCGGTATTTATGCTGCCCTATCCGTCCTTCTGCTCGATCAAATTCCTAAAGGCGTTTACTACGTGGACGAGCTATTACTAAAAACAAACAATCATTATGGGCAATACTTGACCTGCTATATGAAGGATTTTGTAGTTGGTGAAAATAATAAAACCGATGGACTACTCTTAAACCGAATGAGAGAATTTAGTGATTAA
- a CDS encoding RraA family protein, producing the protein MENIIKEFLCVPTTCISDAMDGLNNFHPAIKPLKEEYKVAGRAFTVKIPVGENLSVLEAISKSKPGDILVVDVKGDQYRAIAGDFVVGMAQTLGIGGLVVDGVIRDIVGVKALNFPVFSRGTTVAASSKAGVGEVNVPISCGGVPVNPGDIIIGDADGVVVIPQAREQEILANSIEKMKKDEIREESISGNPEAIRKHLDQLLSK; encoded by the coding sequence TTGGAAAATATTATTAAGGAGTTTCTTTGTGTTCCAACCACTTGTATATCAGATGCCATGGATGGGTTGAATAATTTTCATCCGGCTATTAAACCACTTAAGGAAGAGTACAAAGTTGCCGGTAGAGCTTTCACCGTAAAGATTCCTGTTGGTGAAAATCTCTCGGTCCTAGAAGCTATTTCTAAGTCAAAACCTGGTGATATTTTAGTTGTGGATGTAAAGGGTGACCAATATAGAGCGATTGCTGGAGATTTTGTTGTGGGTATGGCACAAACATTGGGTATTGGCGGTTTAGTAGTGGATGGTGTAATACGTGATATCGTAGGAGTTAAAGCGCTTAATTTCCCTGTATTCTCAAGGGGAACGACAGTTGCTGCAAGTAGTAAAGCTGGCGTTGGTGAAGTGAATGTACCGATTTCATGTGGTGGTGTTCCAGTAAATCCTGGGGACATCATTATAGGAGATGCAGATGGAGTGGTTGTGATTCCTCAAGCAAGGGAACAAGAGATTTTGGCTAATTCCATAGAGAAAATGAAAAAAGATGAAATCAGAGAAGAAAGTATTTCCGGAAATCCTGAAGCTATACGGAAACATCTAGATCAATTACTCTCAAAATAA
- a CDS encoding cytochrome c: MFLLALLAACGNDDKTTNEEPATEETAGSEDSSGNEGSDTAEDPASTSLAGNEVFQKSCITCHSSGDITGGQAKIDGAKIRTDFKTKEDLLAFVGKNMPKSAPGSLSQDEYQAVVDYLWDQK; encoded by the coding sequence ATGTTTCTACTAGCGCTATTGGCCGCTTGTGGTAATGATGACAAGACAACAAATGAGGAACCAGCAACGGAAGAAACAGCTGGCAGTGAAGATTCAAGCGGAAACGAGGGCTCTGATACTGCAGAGGACCCAGCATCAACATCTCTAGCAGGGAATGAGGTATTTCAAAAGAGCTGCATCACGTGTCACAGTTCTGGTGATATCACTGGAGGGCAAGCAAAGATTGATGGAGCAAAAATTCGTACTGACTTTAAAACAAAAGAAGATCTCCTAGCATTTGTCGGAAAGAATATGCCGAAAAGTGCTCCTGGTTCTTTATCACAAGATGAATATCAAGCAGTAGTAGACTATTTATGGGATCAAAAATAA
- a CDS encoding alpha/beta hydrolase, with translation MPSLESIAVRQYLKAYAASQPAGFNLEASRKGLEMLASLTPIALDVKAEKTTVEGIPAEWVSAPNAVEDRVFLYLHGGAYILGNCNTHRGIAAKLSRSTSSRVLLPEYRLAPENPFPAAIEDAVQAYRWLVSSGYKPEQIIIGGDSAGGGLTLSTLLSLKEAGDELPALTVLISPWTDLGGTGESMETRADADPWLKPEASRATPVLYIGDLDRRTPLVSPIYANLEGLPPMLVHVGNDEILLSDSVRLVDRARAAGVEVSFKVWEDLWHVFHTFEIPEANQAIDEIGEFVNQKFKVNV, from the coding sequence ATGCCAAGTCTAGAAAGTATTGCGGTAAGACAATATTTAAAGGCTTATGCTGCATCTCAACCTGCAGGCTTTAATCTTGAAGCATCAAGAAAAGGATTGGAAATGTTAGCAAGCTTAACCCCTATTGCACTGGATGTAAAAGCAGAGAAAACCACAGTTGAAGGGATTCCAGCAGAATGGGTGTCAGCTCCAAACGCTGTAGAAGATCGAGTTTTCCTTTATTTACACGGTGGTGCCTATATTCTTGGCAATTGTAACACTCATAGAGGCATTGCAGCTAAGCTTTCCCGCTCAACGTCTTCGAGGGTATTATTGCCTGAATACAGGCTTGCTCCAGAAAATCCATTTCCAGCTGCCATTGAAGATGCAGTTCAAGCCTATCGCTGGTTAGTTTCCTCTGGGTATAAACCGGAACAAATCATTATTGGCGGTGACTCTGCTGGAGGCGGCCTTACTTTATCAACATTACTATCATTAAAAGAAGCTGGGGATGAACTTCCTGCTTTGACCGTGCTTATTTCTCCTTGGACGGATTTGGGAGGTACAGGAGAATCTATGGAAACACGTGCTGATGCGGATCCATGGTTAAAACCAGAAGCTTCACGTGCAACTCCAGTCTTATATATTGGTGACTTAGATCGACGTACTCCCCTCGTTTCACCAATTTACGCTAACTTAGAAGGCCTTCCTCCGATGTTGGTACACGTTGGAAATGATGAGATACTTTTAAGTGACTCTGTCCGCCTTGTTGATCGTGCTCGTGCGGCAGGTGTGGAAGTAAGCTTTAAAGTTTGGGAGGATTTGTGGCATGTATTTCACACATTTGAAATACCAGAAGCAAATCAGGCTATTGATGAAATTGGTGAATTTGTAAACCAAAAATTTAAGGTTAATGTATAA
- a CDS encoding S8 family serine peptidase — MKKKKRIASALLAITMGVSLFASAAYGEVTDSKETYRVIINGPNSDKVKAKGSTGVRWDFGSDGYSTTVNAKQYQALLKNKNLTIEKVLEVQLDRIESALKNTIGTTAITSLPSDRTPWGMQAIYNDPNITSTSGGAGIKIAVLDTGVYINHYDLVGSGEQCKDFTQSSSALVNGTCTDRNGHGTHVAGSALAHGASDGLGIYGVAPQAKLWAYKVLSDSGSGYSDDIAGAIRHAADEAVRTGSKVIISMSLGSAGKDTMIASAVDYAYSKGTLVVAAAGNDGYAANTIGYPGALKNAVAVAALENVQQNGTYRVADFSSRGNPSTDGDFVIHERDVEISAPGKDIQSTWYDGNYNTISGTSMATPHVSGLAAKIWSSNLSWSNTQLRSELQRRAKLYDIKGGFGAATGDDYASGFGFARVR; from the coding sequence ATGAAAAAGAAAAAAAGGATTGCCTCCGCATTACTAGCAATAACAATGGGAGTTTCTCTATTTGCCTCAGCAGCTTATGGTGAGGTCACAGACTCAAAAGAAACTTACCGGGTCATTATTAACGGACCAAATTCTGATAAAGTAAAAGCAAAAGGAAGTACTGGTGTTCGATGGGATTTTGGATCTGATGGGTATTCTACTACCGTGAATGCGAAGCAATATCAAGCACTATTAAAAAATAAGAACCTAACAATTGAAAAAGTACTAGAAGTTCAATTAGATCGAATTGAAAGCGCTTTAAAAAATACAATCGGTACAACCGCAATTACATCCCTGCCAAGTGACCGGACACCGTGGGGTATGCAAGCTATTTACAATGATCCAAATATTACAAGTACATCAGGTGGAGCGGGAATTAAAATTGCCGTTTTAGATACTGGCGTTTATATTAATCATTATGATTTAGTAGGAAGCGGTGAACAATGTAAAGACTTTACCCAATCCTCGTCAGCGCTTGTAAATGGAACTTGTACGGATCGAAACGGACACGGTACACATGTGGCAGGATCTGCACTTGCACACGGAGCATCTGATGGTTTAGGGATTTACGGGGTTGCACCACAAGCAAAGCTTTGGGCATATAAGGTATTAAGTGACAGTGGATCTGGATACTCAGATGATATTGCTGGAGCGATTCGTCATGCTGCCGATGAAGCTGTTAGAACTGGCTCAAAGGTTATTATATCTATGTCATTAGGTTCTGCAGGTAAGGATACGATGATTGCTAGTGCAGTAGATTATGCATATAGCAAGGGAACGCTTGTGGTTGCCGCTGCTGGTAACGATGGATATGCTGCTAATACCATTGGATATCCAGGAGCATTAAAGAATGCAGTAGCTGTAGCAGCTTTAGAAAATGTTCAACAAAATGGAACTTATCGTGTAGCCGATTTCTCATCTCGTGGAAACCCATCAACTGATGGTGATTTTGTCATCCACGAAAGAGATGTAGAAATCTCAGCCCCTGGTAAAGACATTCAATCTACTTGGTACGACGGAAACTACAATACGATTAGTGGGACCTCAATGGCTACTCCTCATGTATCAGGGCTAGCAGCAAAAATTTGGTCATCTAATTTATCATGGTCAAATACACAGCTTCGTTCTGAGTTACAAAGAAGAGCTAAATTATACGATATTAAGGGGGGATTCGGAGCTGCAACAGGAGATGACTACGCTTCAGGATTTGGTTTTGCAAGAGTAAGATAA
- a CDS encoding flavin reductase family protein, translated as MDDRFFRNAMGKFATGITVVSTEIDGEAHGMTANAFVSVSLSPKLILVSIDKRARMLPLIQKSKKFAVSFLSAQQQTESMRFAGQIKEETPYNFEQFGELPVIQGALANLTCNLYNEVEAGDHILFIGEVTDLKVNEGDPLLYFGGQYRKLEE; from the coding sequence ATGGATGATCGTTTTTTTCGAAATGCAATGGGGAAATTTGCGACGGGGATAACCGTGGTTTCAACTGAAATTGATGGTGAAGCACATGGAATGACAGCGAATGCTTTCGTATCTGTCTCGTTAAGTCCTAAACTAATCCTTGTATCAATTGATAAAAGAGCAAGAATGTTACCTCTTATCCAAAAATCTAAAAAGTTTGCGGTAAGCTTCTTATCCGCTCAACAACAAACAGAATCCATGCGTTTTGCCGGGCAAATCAAAGAGGAAACTCCTTATAACTTTGAACAATTTGGCGAATTACCTGTTATCCAGGGCGCACTTGCGAACCTGACTTGCAACCTTTACAACGAAGTTGAGGCAGGGGACCACATTTTATTTATCGGTGAGGTTACTGATCTAAAGGTGAACGAAGGGGATCCGTTATTATATTTCGGAGGCCAATATCGCAAGTTAGAAGAATAA
- a CDS encoding DUF1992 domain-containing protein has protein sequence MKNNKGKYDPYGSNEDLEEAKKLPGFGKPLPKNLFSGDIYNNFLKTAKEAGYLPPFVALQKEIRQEMGKLLKMIESESKEEEINSLINEMNVKIKKYNMECPTSMQKMLINLEDIELHAKIWK, from the coding sequence ATGAAGAATAATAAAGGGAAATATGACCCGTACGGAAGTAACGAAGATTTAGAAGAAGCGAAAAAGCTGCCTGGTTTTGGTAAGCCACTGCCAAAAAATTTGTTTTCTGGTGACATTTATAATAATTTCCTTAAAACAGCCAAAGAAGCAGGTTATTTACCACCATTTGTTGCACTGCAAAAGGAAATTAGACAGGAGATGGGTAAGCTCCTTAAAATGATAGAATCGGAATCGAAAGAGGAGGAGATAAATAGCTTAATTAATGAAATGAATGTAAAGATAAAAAAGTATAATATGGAATGTCCTACAAGTATGCAAAAGATGTTAATTAACCTTGAGGATATAGAATTACATGCGAAGATATGGAAATAG
- a CDS encoding FAD-binding dehydrogenase, which translates to MKFDVIVVGAGLAGLVATAELAEAGKKVLLLDQEPEASIGGQAWWSFGGLFLVDSPEQRRMGIKDSRELAWQDWLGAAGFDREKDEDFWGKKWAEAYVDFASGEKREWLYKMGVRFFPVVGWAERGGYLAEGHGNSVPRFHIVWGTGPGIVEPFDKRVREAMTIGLVDYRPRHRVKSLLTENGAVVGVNGSILVPSSAARGEKSSREIIGDFEFNAQAVIVTSGGIGGNHELIRKNWPERLGKAPKRMISGVPDHVDGSMLEIAENAGGRMVNRDRMWHYTEGIKNWNPVWSNHGIRILPGPSSIWLDATGKRFQAPNFPGFDTLGTLEAIQKTGYDYSWFILTQKIIEKEFALSGSEQNPDLTGKSIKKVLSRIFPGPTTPVKAFMDKGEDFVIADNLARLVEGMNRLTDDNLLNLAEIERQIAARDREMDNKFTKDLQITAIRGARNYLGDKLIRVASPHKILDSKNGPLIAVRLNIVSRKTLGGLQTDLSGKVLNHAGNPVPGLYAAGEVCGFGGGGVHGYRALEGTFLGGCLFTGRQAGRAIVKEL; encoded by the coding sequence ATGAAGTTTGATGTCATTGTAGTTGGTGCGGGGCTGGCTGGTTTAGTCGCAACAGCTGAGCTTGCAGAGGCTGGTAAGAAAGTGCTGCTTTTAGATCAAGAACCGGAGGCTTCCATTGGCGGCCAAGCCTGGTGGTCCTTTGGCGGATTGTTTCTTGTCGATTCACCTGAACAACGTAGAATGGGAATTAAAGATTCACGTGAACTTGCTTGGCAGGACTGGTTGGGTGCGGCAGGCTTTGATAGAGAGAAAGATGAAGATTTCTGGGGCAAAAAATGGGCTGAGGCTTATGTGGATTTTGCATCAGGTGAAAAACGTGAATGGTTGTATAAGATGGGTGTTCGCTTCTTTCCAGTTGTAGGCTGGGCTGAGCGTGGAGGATATTTAGCTGAAGGGCATGGGAATTCAGTTCCTCGGTTTCATATTGTCTGGGGGACTGGGCCAGGAATTGTGGAACCGTTTGATAAAAGAGTCCGCGAAGCCATGACTATAGGACTAGTGGATTATCGCCCACGTCATCGGGTTAAGTCATTACTCACCGAAAATGGTGCTGTCGTTGGTGTCAATGGATCTATTCTCGTCCCTAGCTCTGCTGCCCGCGGCGAGAAAAGTTCCCGTGAAATAATCGGAGATTTTGAGTTTAATGCTCAGGCTGTCATCGTAACAAGTGGCGGTATCGGTGGTAATCACGAATTAATTCGAAAAAATTGGCCAGAACGACTTGGCAAAGCACCGAAAAGAATGATTTCTGGTGTTCCCGATCATGTTGATGGAAGCATGCTAGAAATTGCTGAAAATGCTGGCGGTAGAATGGTGAACCGCGATAGAATGTGGCACTATACCGAAGGCATAAAAAATTGGAACCCGGTTTGGAGTAATCATGGAATCCGTATTTTACCTGGACCTTCGTCTATTTGGCTCGACGCAACAGGAAAGCGATTTCAGGCACCCAATTTCCCTGGCTTTGATACATTAGGTACGCTCGAGGCTATTCAAAAGACAGGCTATGATTATTCATGGTTTATATTAACACAGAAAATAATAGAAAAAGAGTTTGCTCTATCTGGCTCTGAGCAAAATCCTGATCTAACTGGAAAAAGTATAAAAAAAGTCCTGTCTCGCATTTTTCCTGGTCCGACCACTCCGGTAAAGGCATTTATGGACAAAGGTGAGGATTTTGTAATTGCTGATAATCTGGCAAGGCTTGTGGAAGGAATGAATAGACTTACAGATGATAATCTTCTTAACCTTGCGGAAATAGAACGTCAAATCGCTGCCAGAGATCGTGAGATGGACAATAAATTTACAAAGGACCTTCAGATAACGGCTATACGCGGGGCACGTAACTATCTTGGTGACAAGCTGATACGAGTTGCCTCCCCACACAAAATTCTTGATTCCAAGAATGGACCATTGATTGCTGTTCGGTTAAATATCGTCAGTCGCAAAACACTAGGTGGACTGCAAACAGATTTATCTGGCAAAGTGCTCAATCATGCCGGTAATCCTGTTCCTGGCTTATATGCGGCGGGAGAAGTTTGTGGCTTTGGAGGCGGCGGTGTACATGGCTATCGCGCACTTGAAGGAACGTTTCTTGGAGGATGCCTTTTTACCGGTAGACAGGCAGGGCGTGCTATTGTAAAAGAATTATAG
- the yyaC gene encoding spore protease YyaC produces MGSSIISNSLRSKHNLVIPYNHRLAPLFIRQALYALIPEGTQHIYVIGIGSSRISGDSLGPFVGTLLKNSYPNHLTVLGNLQDPLDATTLVSEVTTYPFRKNSYVLAVDSVFGIEEMVNSIVVNEGPIIPGIGLGNILPPIGDSSLTGIVLENDPALKNSLLCTDLNLIYTMATSIAKGISLTIRQYFKYPADQPILTLR; encoded by the coding sequence ATGGGGAGCAGCATTATTAGTAACAGTTTACGTTCTAAACACAATCTAGTTATTCCGTATAATCATAGATTAGCACCTCTTTTCATCCGGCAAGCCCTGTATGCCCTTATTCCAGAGGGAACACAGCATATTTATGTGATTGGGATTGGCTCTAGTCGTATTAGTGGTGACAGTCTGGGCCCATTTGTTGGAACTCTGCTAAAAAACAGTTATCCTAATCACTTAACTGTCTTAGGAAACCTGCAGGATCCATTAGATGCGACAACACTGGTTTCTGAGGTAACCACCTATCCATTTCGAAAAAATAGTTATGTTCTTGCAGTGGATAGTGTTTTTGGCATTGAAGAAATGGTGAATTCAATTGTGGTCAATGAAGGACCCATCATTCCTGGTATTGGATTAGGAAATATACTCCCTCCCATCGGAGATTCTAGTTTAACAGGCATTGTTCTCGAGAATGATCCTGCCTTAAAAAATTCGCTCCTTTGTACAGACCTGAATCTTATCTATACAATGGCTACTTCAATAGCAAAAGGAATCTCACTTACGATTAGGCAATATTTCAAATATCCTGCTGACCAACCAATTCTTACTTTAAGGTGA